Proteins from one Eubalaena glacialis isolate mEubGla1 chromosome 8, mEubGla1.1.hap2.+ XY, whole genome shotgun sequence genomic window:
- the LOC133097040 gene encoding nucleolar protein 56-like has translation MWALNPSLLMEKLKVSNYVKEFFLLAVLISFPPLTCPPAPTGCSLPDSNKVLDKVSAEEKAAEITRKLEKQEKKHLKKEKKRLAAIALAPSENSRRTLEECEETSERPKKKQKQKPQEAPQENGMEDPSVSFSKPQKKKSFSEEELVSSDLEETAGSGSLSKKKKSFPKEEPVSDPEESGNKKVPRQKRKFSSKEEPLSSGPEEAAASKSSSSKKKKKL, from the exons ATGTGGGCTTTGAACCCATCACTCCTCATGGAGAAGCTCAAGGTT tCAAACTACGTAAAAGAGTTCTTCCTCCTCGCTGTCCTCATTTCCTTCCCCCCACTCACTTGTCCACCCGCTCCAACTGGCTGCAGCCTTCCTGACTCCAACAAAGTGCTTGATAAGGTCTCT GCAGAGGAAAAGGCTGCCGAGATTACTAGGAAGCTGGAGAAACAGGAGAAGAAACacttgaagaaggaaaagaaaaggctggCTGCAATTGCCCTGGCACCTTCAGAAAACAGCAGAAGGACCCTGGAAGAGTGTGAGGAGACAAGTGAAAGACCcaaaaagaagcaaaagcaaaagcccCAGGAGGCTCCTCAGGAGAATGGAATGGAAGACCCATCTGTCTCCTTCTCCAAAccccaaaaaaagaaatctttttctgAGGAGGAGCTGGTTAGTAGTGATCTTGAGGAAACAGCTGGCAGTGGAAGTCTTAGCAAGAAGAAGAAATCTTTCCCCAAAGAGGAACCAGTTAGTGACCCTGAAGAGTCAGGAAACAAGAAGGTCCCCAGGCAAAAGAGGAAATTCTCTTCCAAGGAGGAGCCACTCAGCAGTGGACCCGAAGAGGCTGCTGCCAGCAAGAGCAGCagctccaagaaaaagaaaaagctctga